The Rhodocytophaga rosea genome has a segment encoding these proteins:
- a CDS encoding deoxycytidylate deaminase, with the protein MQRPDFDDIFMELAVNLSKRSHCIKAHVGAVLTKETRIISIGYNGPPAGTHNCDEEWPHTGCARDRKGSCSLAIHAEENAILYAAKNGATVEGTTLYVTLSPCLPCARIIFSMKIAKVIYLHSYAEYKGIDVDEGLAFLEKFGVQVQQYTGKFVQPYQPITT; encoded by the coding sequence ATGCAACGTCCTGATTTCGACGATATTTTTATGGAACTTGCGGTAAATCTTTCCAAGCGTTCTCATTGCATTAAAGCACACGTAGGTGCTGTACTTACCAAAGAAACCCGTATCATTTCTATTGGCTATAACGGACCGCCGGCCGGCACCCATAATTGCGACGAAGAATGGCCGCATACCGGATGTGCCAGAGATAGAAAAGGGAGTTGTTCGCTGGCCATTCATGCGGAGGAAAACGCTATTTTATATGCTGCTAAAAACGGCGCCACTGTAGAAGGTACCACCTTATATGTAACACTTTCTCCTTGCCTGCCTTGCGCCAGAATTATTTTCAGTATGAAAATCGCCAAAGTAATCTATCTGCATTCTTATGCCGAATACAAAGGAATTGATGTAGACGAAGGGCTGGCTTTTCTGGAAAAATTTGGCGTGCAGGTACAGCAGTATACCGGAAAATTTGTTCAACCGTATCAGCCCATCACTACATGA
- a CDS encoding DUF2911 domain-containing protein: protein MKKIALLVTFVSCVLCQSAFAQQSTKDSTTINKINKESSAVAAVTQDSVIVPQLRKSPMAIAKYQSNAMYIKAVYGQPSKRGRVIFGELEPYGKVWRTGANEATEITFTKDVKIAGKSLKAGTYTLFTIPNRDKWTVIINSDLGQWGAYKYEKEKDLFSLDVPVTKPEYQYEAFTIEFEETRTGVDMELLWDTTRIAVPLTFAK from the coding sequence ATGAAAAAAATTGCATTACTTGTAACTTTCGTTAGTTGTGTACTGTGTCAGTCAGCTTTTGCCCAGCAGAGTACCAAAGATTCTACTACTATTAATAAAATCAATAAAGAATCATCTGCGGTTGCCGCAGTTACTCAGGATTCAGTGATTGTGCCCCAGTTACGGAAAAGTCCAATGGCTATCGCCAAATACCAGTCAAATGCAATGTATATAAAAGCTGTATATGGCCAGCCTTCTAAAAGAGGAAGAGTGATTTTTGGTGAACTGGAACCCTACGGAAAAGTTTGGCGGACAGGTGCTAATGAAGCTACCGAAATTACTTTTACCAAAGATGTAAAAATTGCCGGAAAATCCTTAAAAGCTGGAACCTATACGCTGTTTACTATTCCTAACCGCGATAAATGGACTGTTATTATCAATTCAGATTTAGGACAATGGGGAGCTTATAAATACGAAAAAGAGAAAGATCTGTTTTCTCTAGATGTGCCTGTAACCAAGCCAGAGTACCAGTATGAAGCCTTCACCATCGAGTTTGAAGAAACCAGAACAGGTGTTGATATGGAACTGCTTTGGGATACCACCCGTATTGCTGTTCCGCTCACCTTTGCAAAATAA